From a single Falco peregrinus isolate bFalPer1 chromosome 10, bFalPer1.pri, whole genome shotgun sequence genomic region:
- the TCEANC2 gene encoding transcription elongation factor A N-terminal and central domain-containing protein 2: MDRFLVRRARCPESPRRARPAPRAYRQATLESLKAVVVVEDIKRWKSMLELPGQPKENLIEALEELKKKIPSKEVLLSTKIGHTVNKMRKHSDHDVASLAKDIYTEWRTFIKDHSNKPSIEVRSDPKTEAFRKNARKLLCEALDLEIDHPLAENIEREAFHLSSRLISAPYRRMVRALVFSLKHKPEIRAEVKAGTLTVPAFVQSHKK; the protein is encoded by the exons ATGGACCGATTCCTGGTGCGCAGGGCTCGCTGCCCGGAgagcccccgccgggcccggccggccccccGCGCCTACCGGCAGGCCACCCTCGAGTCCCTTAAGGCAG TTGTGGTTGTGGAAGACATAAAACGATGGAAGTCTATGCTTGAGCTTCCTGGGCAACCAAAAGAGAATCTGATTGAAGCTTTGGaggagctgaagaagaaaataccttcCAAGGAAGTGTTACTTTCAACGAAAATAG GTCACACAGTGAATAAGATGCGCAAACATTCAGATCACGATGTGGCCAGCCTCGCCAAAGATATTTACACGGAGTGGCGAACTTTCATCAAAGACCATTCAAACAAGCCCTCAATAGAGGTCAGGAGTGATCCCAAGACCGAGGCTTTCAGAAAGAACGCACGGAAGCTGCTTTGTGAAGCCCTGGATCTAGAG ATTGATCACCCACTGGCTGAAAATATTGAGCGAGAAGCTTTTCATCTCTCTTCCCGTCTCATTAGCGCACCATATCGCAGAATGGTGCGAGCTCTTGTCTTCTCATTAAAGCACAAACCTGAAATCCGAGCAGAAGTCAAGGCTGGCACGCTCACTGTCCCTGCGTTTGTACAGAGCCATAAAAAGTGA